From Ruminococcaceae bacterium KH2T8, the proteins below share one genomic window:
- a CDS encoding transcriptional regulator, TetR family, giving the protein MVKNEELRQKILESTITVFNKKGLKLTMSDIATEISISKKTIYKEFDSKDELFDAMVDYIFDTIKEKENEIANDPNLGTIDRLKALLGAMPDSYQGINFQELHPLKEKYPEVYEKIAMRLETGWETTIELLEQGKKEGVIRKDADIRIIKVMLEASIEKMISEDMLEKNNIKYVDALKEVVNILVDGIAVR; this is encoded by the coding sequence ATGGTTAAGAACGAAGAGTTAAGACAGAAGATCCTCGAAAGCACTATCACGGTATTCAACAAAAAGGGCTTAAAGCTCACGATGTCGGATATTGCTACGGAGATCTCGATCAGCAAGAAGACGATCTACAAGGAGTTCGACAGCAAGGATGAGCTCTTTGACGCGATGGTCGACTACATCTTTGACACGATCAAGGAAAAAGAGAATGAGATCGCGAACGATCCGAATCTCGGAACGATCGACAGATTGAAAGCTCTCCTTGGTGCGATGCCTGACAGCTACCAGGGCATCAATTTCCAGGAGCTTCATCCTCTTAAGGAAAAGTATCCCGAAGTCTATGAGAAGATCGCAATGAGACTCGAGACCGGATGGGAGACAACGATCGAGCTCCTCGAGCAGGGCAAGAAGGAAGGCGTCATAAGAAAGGACGCTGACATCAGGATCATCAAGGTGATGCTCGAAGCATCCATTGAGAAGATGATCTCCGAGGACATGCTCGAGAAGAACAACATCAAATATGTAGACGCCCTTAAGGAAGTAGTAAACATCCTTGTAGACGGAATCGCTGTACGATAA
- a CDS encoding galactokinase produces MTDINTIDFKDIYCTDEAAAPQPGRYGEAIRSFLGLFGGTDESIRIFSAPGRTEIGGNHTDHQRGEVLAASVNKDAIAIARANGSDEIRVNAEGFDPVNIVTSDLAARPEEQNTTISLVRGVVASLCLGKGYKVGGFDAYITSDVLIGAGLSSSAAFETLIGTIVSGLFNDSSIDPVTIAQAGQEAENKYFGKPCGLMDQMASSVGSLVYIDFMDPSAPKVEKIEFDLDASGYALCITDTKGSHADLTPDYAAVPAEMTAVAELLGKDKLRAASIDEIIDNMDLLRKHAGDRAVLRALHFEQETKRAAAEARALSDGNTNGFIKLVRKSGDSSFKYLQNVYSNSDVTTQNVSLALAVSDMLLADDEAARVHGGGFAGTIQAFVKKENAPRYREYMNKIFGDGSCEILSIRKYGGIEIV; encoded by the coding sequence ATGACAGATATAAATACTATCGACTTTAAGGATATCTACTGTACGGACGAGGCCGCAGCCCCGCAGCCCGGACGTTACGGCGAGGCCATAAGATCTTTCCTCGGACTCTTCGGGGGCACCGATGAGAGCATCAGGATCTTCAGTGCACCGGGCAGGACCGAGATAGGCGGCAACCACACCGACCACCAAAGAGGCGAGGTGCTGGCCGCATCGGTAAACAAGGACGCGATCGCCATCGCACGCGCCAACGGATCCGATGAGATCCGCGTAAATGCGGAGGGTTTTGACCCCGTTAACATTGTTACAAGTGACCTTGCCGCAAGGCCCGAAGAGCAGAACACCACGATCTCCCTCGTAAGGGGTGTAGTGGCATCTCTTTGCCTCGGAAAGGGCTATAAGGTCGGCGGATTCGATGCCTATATCACGAGCGATGTGCTGATCGGAGCGGGCCTGTCATCGTCGGCCGCTTTCGAGACACTTATCGGAACCATCGTCTCGGGACTCTTTAACGACTCCTCGATCGATCCCGTCACTATCGCGCAGGCAGGCCAGGAAGCCGAGAATAAGTATTTCGGCAAGCCCTGCGGTCTCATGGACCAGATGGCGAGCTCCGTAGGAAGCCTCGTATATATAGACTTTATGGATCCTTCCGCACCCAAGGTCGAGAAGATCGAATTCGACCTCGATGCATCGGGCTATGCGCTCTGCATCACGGATACAAAGGGATCCCACGCGGACCTCACCCCCGACTATGCAGCAGTTCCCGCCGAGATGACAGCTGTTGCAGAGCTCCTCGGAAAGGATAAGCTTCGCGCGGCAAGTATCGACGAGATCATAGACAATATGGACCTCCTTCGAAAACACGCAGGAGACCGCGCCGTCCTGAGAGCTCTTCATTTCGAACAGGAGACAAAGAGGGCCGCAGCAGAGGCTCGCGCACTGTCGGACGGCAATACGAACGGATTCATAAAGCTCGTTCGAAAGTCAGGCGACTCTTCATTTAAATACCTTCAGAATGTCTACTCCAATTCGGATGTCACTACACAGAACGTATCACTGGCACTTGCCGTGAGCGACATGCTCCTCGCTGATGACGAGGCGGCAAGAGTACACGGAGGCGGATTTGCCGGTACGATACAGGCTTTCGTTAAAAAGGAGAACGCTCCCCGCTACCGGGAGTATATGAATAAGATCTTCGGCGACGGATCGTGCGAGATCCTGAGCATAAGAAAATACGGCGGTATCGAGATAGTCTGA
- a CDS encoding UTP-hexose-1-phosphate uridylyltransferase: MVTNKNIMKYLTELTNYAVRCGLTDENDRTYVINSLLSALNLKEYAAPDEPLPERDLHLILEDIINWALEAGVLTSDSTASKDLFDTKIMGILTPPPSVVINKFNSLYAESPKTATDWYYGFSKSSNYIRTDRIAKDIKWSTPTEYGDIDITINLSKPEKDPRDIAAAGKAKSTSYPKCLLCPENEGFEGTLTHPARQNHRIIPITLEGDPYCLQYSPYVYYNEHCIILNKEHIPMTIDKATFAKLLSFTEVFPHYTAGSNADIPIVGGSILSHDHFQGGCYEFPMARAPYEEMFTIDGYEDITAGTIRWPMSVIRLQGSDRERLADCADHILTCWKAYTDEDAFIYAYTDDGVRHNAITPIARRTSDGRFELDLVLRNNITTDEHPLGVYHPHAEYHHLKKENIGLIEVMGLAILPARLKGEISELTDAILNGSDISSIENIAKHADWVNEWRDKYDLSTREKVESAIRDEIAIAFAGILGCAGVYKRTPEGRKAFQKFLKNL, encoded by the coding sequence ATGGTTACGAACAAGAACATCATGAAGTATCTGACCGAACTTACGAACTACGCGGTCAGATGCGGTCTCACGGACGAAAACGACAGGACTTATGTGATCAATTCACTGCTGTCGGCACTGAACCTCAAGGAATACGCGGCTCCCGACGAGCCTTTGCCAGAGCGCGATCTGCACCTTATCCTGGAGGACATCATCAATTGGGCTCTGGAAGCGGGTGTATTAACGAGCGATTCCACGGCATCGAAGGATCTATTTGACACAAAGATAATGGGGATCCTGACTCCGCCCCCGTCAGTCGTCATAAATAAGTTCAACTCGCTCTACGCCGAGTCGCCGAAGACGGCAACAGACTGGTATTACGGCTTCTCCAAGAGCTCCAACTACATAAGGACGGACCGCATCGCAAAGGATATCAAGTGGTCGACCCCGACGGAGTACGGCGACATCGACATCACGATCAACCTGAGTAAGCCCGAGAAGGATCCGCGCGACATCGCGGCCGCGGGAAAGGCGAAGAGCACCTCGTACCCCAAGTGCCTGCTGTGCCCCGAAAACGAAGGCTTTGAAGGCACCCTGACTCATCCCGCCAGGCAGAATCACAGGATCATCCCGATCACATTGGAGGGCGATCCCTACTGCCTTCAGTACTCGCCCTATGTCTACTATAACGAGCACTGCATAATCCTGAACAAGGAACATATCCCCATGACGATCGACAAGGCGACATTTGCGAAGCTCCTGTCCTTCACCGAGGTCTTCCCGCACTATACCGCGGGCTCTAATGCCGACATCCCGATAGTAGGCGGCTCGATCCTCTCGCACGACCATTTCCAGGGCGGCTGCTACGAATTCCCGATGGCACGCGCCCCCTACGAGGAGATGTTTACGATCGACGGCTACGAGGACATAACCGCGGGCACGATCAGATGGCCGATGTCGGTCATAAGGCTTCAGGGCTCTGACAGAGAGCGCCTCGCGGACTGCGCAGACCATATCCTCACATGCTGGAAAGCCTACACGGACGAGGACGCTTTCATCTATGCATATACCGACGACGGCGTGAGGCACAACGCGATAACGCCCATCGCGAGGCGGACATCCGACGGTCGGTTCGAGCTCGACCTGGTACTTCGAAATAACATCACGACCGACGAGCACCCGCTGGGCGTTTATCACCCTCACGCAGAATATCACCACCTCAAAAAGGAGAACATCGGACTCATCGAAGTAATGGGCCTCGCGATCCTCCCCGCGCGCCTTAAGGGCGAGATCAGCGAGCTCACGGACGCGATCTTAAACGGCTCCGATATCTCCTCGATCGAGAACATCGCAAAGCACGCCGACTGGGTCAACGAGTGGCGCGATAAGTACGATCTGTCGACACGTGAAAAGGTCGAGAGCGCCATCCGTGACGAGATCGCGATAGCTTTCGCCGGGATACTCGGATGCGCAGGCGTCTACAAGCGCACTCCCGAGGGCAGGAAAGCATTTCAAAAGTTCTTAAAAAACCTGTAA
- a CDS encoding trk system potassium uptake protein TrkA, producing MNRKRQSSAGLDIIIVGAGKVGRTLVEQLSKEGHDITIVDQDPVKIREITNLYDIMGCVGNGASYTTQTEAGINDADLIIAVTESDELNLLCCTIASQFSNCASIARVRTPDYSKEVNYLREKLGLAMIINPELESAKEMARLLYLPTALEINSFAHGQAEIVKLRIPEGNKLDGMAIYDLGQNITNDILICAAERDGKVTIPGGDFVLKSGDTISFVATHKAATYFLNQIGFGTKQVKNTMIIGGGRAAYYLADQLIRNGIEVKIIEKSRSRCEHLYELLPKAVIINGDGTDPELLKEEGIASIESFVPLTGIDEENVMLSLHAKKISNAKLITKISRSGFSDVIDTLDLGSVVYPKYITSEAIVAYVRARSASRGSSIETLYHMFDSRAEAIEFKVTEESPLTGKALRDLKLKDNLLISFIFHEGQIIIPTGNDKISVGDNVMVVTTHPGFTDISDILR from the coding sequence ATGAACAGAAAAAGACAGTCCTCTGCAGGACTGGACATCATAATCGTCGGAGCGGGCAAAGTAGGTCGCACGCTCGTCGAGCAGCTCAGCAAAGAAGGTCACGACATCACTATAGTCGACCAGGATCCCGTTAAGATCCGTGAGATAACCAATCTTTATGACATCATGGGATGCGTCGGAAACGGTGCGAGCTATACGACTCAGACGGAAGCAGGCATCAATGACGCCGATCTCATCATCGCCGTTACGGAATCGGATGAGCTCAATCTACTGTGCTGCACCATCGCAAGTCAGTTCAGCAACTGCGCTTCCATTGCCAGAGTCAGAACACCCGACTACAGCAAGGAAGTCAATTACTTAAGAGAGAAGCTCGGTCTTGCCATGATCATCAATCCCGAGCTCGAATCCGCCAAGGAGATGGCAAGGCTCCTTTATCTGCCTACCGCGCTCGAGATCAACTCTTTCGCACACGGACAGGCCGAGATCGTTAAGCTCCGTATCCCCGAAGGAAACAAGCTCGACGGCATGGCGATATATGACCTCGGTCAGAATATCACTAACGACATCCTTATCTGCGCAGCCGAGCGAGACGGCAAGGTAACTATCCCGGGCGGTGACTTTGTCCTAAAGTCCGGAGATACCATCTCCTTCGTGGCAACTCACAAGGCGGCAACATATTTCCTGAATCAGATCGGATTCGGAACAAAGCAAGTAAAGAACACCATGATCATCGGCGGCGGACGTGCCGCATATTATCTCGCTGACCAGCTCATCAGAAACGGCATCGAGGTTAAGATAATCGAGAAGAGCAGATCAAGATGCGAGCACCTTTACGAGCTCCTCCCCAAGGCCGTCATCATCAACGGCGACGGTACGGATCCCGAACTCCTCAAGGAAGAAGGCATCGCCTCGATAGAGTCTTTCGTGCCCCTTACGGGTATCGACGAAGAGAACGTGATGCTCTCGCTTCACGCCAAGAAGATCTCAAATGCCAAGCTCATCACGAAGATAAGCAGATCGGGCTTTAGCGACGTTATAGACACACTGGATCTCGGATCCGTCGTCTATCCCAAGTACATCACCTCCGAGGCGATCGTCGCATATGTACGTGCGCGTTCGGCATCCAGAGGCAGCAGCATCGAGACTCTCTACCACATGTTCGACTCAAGAGCAGAGGCTATCGAGTTCAAGGTAACAGAGGAATCCCCTCTCACGGGCAAGGCTCTACGCGACTTAAAGCTCAAGGATAACCTCCTTATATCGTTCATATTCCACGAAGGTCAGATCATCATCCCGACAGGTAATGACAAGATAAGCGTCGGCGATAACGTAATGGTCGTTACGACCCATCCGGGATTTACGGATATCTCGGATATTCTCAGGTAA
- a CDS encoding MFS/sugar transport protein, translating to METKKGLSGLEKFAYGIGAVGKDMVYMLSASYVLYYFQDIMGVSAIAMGIILLIARVFDAFNDPIMGIVVAKTKTKWGKFRPWLLIGTVTNAVILIMMFAAPPTLDAKGLIAYAAITYILWGVTYTMMDIPYWSMIPAFTEGGKEREGLSALARSCAGVGSALVTILTVMCVAALGNSFAGKNADNKTVTITSQDKTMSSYVVLLDEDGNATSTMKSYDSEHTDIEVTITGTDKMFDGVEVQEADTFVSNVLTVSSDNAKVSARVGSDIFGEIKAKYADHGTASPNAVVVFYVEQDAYGRITAADTLTGKVNMESTLEVERVGFKYFTIIIGILFVVFTAITCIFIKEKSSVDMKTASVGQMFKALVQNDQAMTIVLTIVLINTATYITSNLLIYFFKYDLAGSNWQGNYTLFNTFAGGIQIFAMMLFFPLLRKAFSTLKIFYIGVFSAIGGYLILLVMALMGTKSVFPFFVPGFFIMGAVGILNVIVTIFLANTVDYGELKNRRRDESVIFSMQTFVVKLASGIAALVASICLAVFDIQADSTGAQTASMLIKSLQDAASGADTAIDGSAVVGLRLVMTLAPIVVLVVALLIFKARYILTDKKLEEIAAELKSREN from the coding sequence ATGGAAACGAAGAAAGGTCTCTCGGGACTTGAGAAATTCGCTTATGGTATAGGCGCAGTCGGTAAGGACATGGTCTATATGCTGTCGGCTTCTTACGTTCTGTATTATTTCCAGGACATTATGGGCGTAAGTGCCATCGCGATGGGCATCATACTTCTTATCGCGAGAGTATTTGACGCATTTAACGATCCGATCATGGGTATCGTCGTTGCTAAGACGAAGACTAAGTGGGGCAAGTTCCGTCCCTGGCTCCTGATCGGTACTGTCACGAATGCCGTTATCCTCATCATGATGTTCGCGGCTCCCCCGACGCTCGATGCCAAGGGACTTATCGCTTACGCCGCGATCACCTATATCCTCTGGGGTGTCACATATACCATGATGGATATCCCTTACTGGTCCATGATCCCCGCTTTCACGGAAGGCGGCAAGGAGAGAGAAGGTCTCTCGGCACTTGCAAGGTCCTGCGCAGGCGTCGGTTCCGCTCTCGTTACTATCCTTACCGTTATGTGCGTAGCGGCTCTCGGTAATTCTTTTGCAGGAAAGAATGCCGATAATAAGACGGTCACGATCACGTCTCAGGACAAGACCATGAGTTCCTATGTGGTACTCCTCGACGAGGACGGCAATGCTACTTCCACCATGAAGTCCTACGACAGCGAACATACGGATATCGAAGTGACGATCACGGGTACCGACAAGATGTTCGACGGCGTGGAAGTACAGGAAGCTGACACATTTGTGAGCAATGTCCTCACGGTAAGTTCCGACAATGCCAAGGTCAGCGCCAGGGTAGGAAGCGATATATTCGGTGAGATCAAGGCGAAGTACGCGGATCACGGAACCGCTTCCCCTAATGCGGTCGTAGTCTTCTATGTGGAGCAGGACGCTTACGGCAGGATCACTGCCGCCGATACACTTACCGGAAAAGTCAACATGGAATCCACTCTCGAAGTCGAGAGAGTCGGCTTTAAATATTTCACGATCATAATCGGCATACTGTTCGTAGTATTTACTGCGATCACATGCATCTTCATAAAGGAAAAGTCTTCGGTAGACATGAAGACCGCATCGGTGGGTCAGATGTTCAAGGCGCTCGTGCAGAACGATCAGGCAATGACCATCGTACTTACCATAGTCCTTATCAACACGGCAACATATATCACGTCGAACCTTCTTATCTATTTCTTTAAGTATGATCTTGCAGGTTCGAACTGGCAGGGTAATTATACCCTCTTTAATACCTTTGCAGGCGGCATCCAGATCTTCGCCATGATGCTCTTCTTCCCGCTTCTTCGAAAGGCATTCAGCACCTTGAAGATATTCTATATCGGTGTCTTCTCCGCTATCGGAGGCTATCTGATCCTCCTTGTGATGGCACTCATGGGCACCAAGTCCGTATTCCCATTCTTCGTTCCCGGATTCTTCATCATGGGCGCAGTCGGAATACTTAATGTCATCGTAACTATCTTCCTTGCAAATACGGTTGATTACGGTGAGCTCAAGAACAGGAGAAGAGACGAGTCGGTCATCTTCTCGATGCAGACTTTCGTCGTAAAGCTCGCTTCGGGTATCGCGGCTCTCGTAGCATCGATCTGCCTTGCAGTATTCGATATCCAGGCTGACTCCACGGGAGCACAGACCGCATCGATGCTCATCAAGAGCCTTCAGGATGCGGCATCGGGCGCAGATACTGCGATCGACGGTTCGGCAGTCGTAGGACTTCGTCTCGTCATGACGCTCGCACCCATCGTCGTTCTCGTAGTCGCATTGCTTATCTTTAAGGCCAGATATATCCTTACTGATAAGAAGCTCGAAGAGATCGCAGCAGAACTCAAAAGCCGGGAGAACTAA
- a CDS encoding alpha-galactosidase, with product MIRIIGDKEPLFVLDTDNTTYAMKVLPSGHVEHLYYGRRIHMDDADGLSEAKGFPPGNTIVPSKDDGDISLEDIRLEMSSYGKGDVREAFVEIVNPDGSATSDFRYSSFEQQKGSAAPADTNEDADDILPKSYGEDGEILIIKLADKENGLELDLVYTAYPNCDVITRYAVLRNSGEQGITIGKIMSTQLDLDPGDYVFTTFTGAWAREMERNDMAVRGARLVNSSVTGTSSNRSNPFVMISRRGCSEDHGECYGMNLIYSGNHYESIEQSSHGKVRFLSGINPTGFTWKLSKGESFASPEAVMTYSCSGYNGQSGQMHDFVSKHVLRGPWKDRLRPVLLNSWEAAYFNISEHKLLRLARKAKQVGIELFVMDDGWFGERNDDSRSLGDWYPNKKKLPGGIKSLCDKIRALGLQFGIWVEPEMVNEDSDLYRAHPDWAIKIPGKAHSTGRNQMILDLTRREVQDYIIDAMRKVFSSAEISYVKWDMNRIFSDVYSEALPKEQQGEVFHRYVLGLYRVMRTLTREFPEILFEGCASGGNRFDLGILSYFPQIWASDDTDALARAQIQTGYSYGYPMRCVTAHVSDVPNHQTLRRTPIETRFNVASFGVLGYECNLCDMSSADIKAIKEQIAFYKEHREVMQFGRFYRGDTLSDGISCDGDQTAAAGMSLLRSLPGNTVSWNVVSPDKKEAIAMTMQVLTHPNCKWRVMKVRGLKDDTKYAMKGRELEFDIRNFGGLVNFISPVHIKPDSFVHGVLAKFIKMHSEGEEHVMYGDAMEYAGVHLKNAFAGCGYDDKTIAYYPDFGSRIYTIKAQ from the coding sequence ATGATCAGGATCATTGGTGATAAAGAGCCTTTATTCGTGCTCGATACCGACAATACGACTTATGCCATGAAGGTGCTTCCCTCAGGGCATGTAGAGCACCTCTACTACGGCCGCAGGATACATATGGACGATGCGGACGGCCTATCGGAAGCCAAGGGCTTTCCTCCGGGAAATACCATCGTTCCTTCAAAGGACGACGGTGACATATCACTCGAGGATATTCGCCTCGAGATGAGCTCGTACGGTAAGGGCGACGTGAGGGAGGCTTTCGTTGAGATCGTAAACCCTGACGGCAGCGCCACATCGGACTTTCGTTACTCATCCTTTGAGCAGCAGAAGGGCTCAGCGGCTCCCGCGGATACTAACGAAGATGCTGACGACATACTCCCCAAGTCTTACGGCGAGGACGGAGAGATACTGATAATAAAGCTCGCGGATAAGGAGAACGGCCTCGAGCTCGACCTCGTATACACGGCATATCCGAACTGCGATGTCATCACGAGATATGCGGTGCTCAGGAACTCGGGCGAGCAGGGTATCACGATCGGAAAGATCATGAGCACGCAGCTCGACCTTGACCCCGGGGACTATGTATTTACGACATTTACGGGTGCGTGGGCACGTGAGATGGAGAGGAACGATATGGCCGTAAGAGGCGCAAGGCTCGTCAATTCATCCGTTACGGGAACATCCTCGAACCGCTCGAATCCCTTTGTCATGATCTCGAGGAGAGGCTGCTCTGAGGATCACGGCGAGTGCTACGGCATGAACCTCATCTACAGCGGCAATCACTACGAATCAATAGAGCAGAGCTCGCACGGGAAGGTAAGGTTCCTTTCCGGCATCAACCCCACGGGGTTCACATGGAAACTTTCGAAAGGAGAGTCCTTCGCCAGCCCCGAAGCAGTCATGACTTATTCATGTTCGGGATATAACGGTCAGAGCGGACAGATGCATGACTTCGTGTCAAAGCATGTCCTGCGCGGTCCGTGGAAGGACAGACTTCGGCCAGTCCTCTTAAATTCCTGGGAGGCGGCATATTTTAATATCAGTGAGCATAAGCTCCTGCGATTGGCTCGAAAGGCAAAGCAGGTCGGTATCGAGCTCTTCGTCATGGATGACGGATGGTTCGGCGAGCGAAATGACGACTCGCGCTCATTAGGCGACTGGTATCCCAACAAGAAGAAGCTCCCGGGCGGTATCAAGAGCCTGTGCGACAAGATACGTGCACTGGGTCTGCAGTTCGGTATCTGGGTCGAGCCCGAGATGGTAAATGAGGATTCGGATCTCTACAGGGCACATCCCGACTGGGCGATAAAGATCCCGGGCAAGGCTCATTCCACGGGCAGGAACCAGATGATCCTAGACCTTACGAGGCGCGAAGTTCAGGACTATATAATCGACGCGATGAGAAAAGTCTTCTCCTCTGCGGAGATCTCATATGTTAAGTGGGACATGAACCGCATATTCTCGGATGTCTATTCGGAGGCACTCCCCAAGGAGCAGCAGGGCGAAGTATTTCACCGCTATGTCCTCGGCCTTTACCGCGTCATGAGGACGCTCACGAGGGAATTTCCCGAAATTCTCTTCGAAGGATGTGCATCGGGCGGTAACAGGTTCGACCTCGGTATCCTGTCGTATTTTCCTCAGATATGGGCAAGCGATGACACGGATGCGCTCGCGAGGGCACAGATCCAGACGGGCTACAGCTACGGCTATCCCATGCGATGCGTAACGGCACATGTCTCGGATGTCCCTAATCACCAGACTTTGAGAAGGACTCCGATCGAGACGAGATTTAATGTCGCGTCCTTCGGCGTTCTGGGCTACGAATGCAATCTCTGCGATATGAGCTCTGCCGATATAAAGGCCATAAAGGAGCAGATCGCTTTTTATAAGGAACACAGGGAAGTGATGCAGTTCGGAAGGTTCTACAGAGGCGATACGCTCTCTGACGGCATCTCCTGCGACGGTGATCAGACAGCCGCGGCAGGCATGAGCCTTCTTAGATCACTTCCCGGAAATACCGTATCATGGAATGTCGTATCTCCCGATAAGAAGGAAGCGATCGCCATGACAATGCAGGTACTGACTCATCCCAACTGCAAGTGGAGAGTCATGAAGGTCAGGGGATTAAAGGACGATACAAAATATGCCATGAAGGGCAGGGAGCTCGAATTCGATATCAGGAATTTCGGCGGACTCGTTAACTTCATTTCCCCCGTTCATATAAAGCCCGACAGCTTCGTGCACGGAGTCCTTGCAAAGTTTATTAAGATGCATTCGGAGGGCGAAGAGCACGTGATGTACGGTGATGCCATGGAATATGCGGGCGTTCACCTTAAGAATGCTTTCGCGGGATGCGGTTATGACGATAAGACGATCGCATACTATCCCGATTTCGGATCGAGGATCTATACGATAAAGGCTCAGTGA
- a CDS encoding trk system potassium uptake protein TrkH: MNVAMIRYILAQVLRIEGAFLLLPCIVAAIYRDQVGVVYLLVALSLMAIGSIGCFFKPKDTMIYLKEGCVATSMSWILMSLAGCLPFYITGEIPNFTDALFETVSGFTTTGASIMSNVEGMSHTGLFWRSFTHWLGGMGVLVFLLAVIPMSGGSNINLMRAESPGPSVGKLVPKIRHTARILYMIYLAMTVIEIALLIAGGMSIFDSLTLSFGTAGTGGFGVKNDSFASYTPYVQWVVAIFMLLFGINFNAYYYVLLKQFKKIFGIEEVRHYILLILAATAIIFINIMNMYDSAFTALTHAFFQVTSLTSSTGYASTDFDQWPTMCKLTLIIMMTIGACAGSTGGGIKVSRFILLIKSIRKEFSSYIHPKIVRKTTMDGRTVEHDVIRAVNVYLITFLTVLLGSMFIVTADGHDLVTSFTAVLATLNNIGPGLAMVGPTCNYSFFSILSKYVLILDMLAGRLELFPLLILFHPKLYKGITAKRRAA, from the coding sequence ATGAATGTAGCGATGATCCGATACATACTGGCTCAGGTGCTCAGGATAGAGGGTGCTTTCCTTCTCCTGCCCTGCATCGTGGCAGCGATCTACAGGGATCAGGTGGGTGTCGTGTATCTCTTAGTCGCACTGTCGCTGATGGCGATCGGCTCGATCGGTTGCTTCTTTAAGCCCAAGGACACCATGATCTACTTAAAGGAAGGCTGCGTTGCGACCTCCATGAGCTGGATCCTCATGAGTCTTGCAGGATGCCTTCCCTTTTATATCACGGGCGAGATCCCGAACTTCACCGACGCACTCTTTGAGACCGTATCGGGCTTTACGACGACAGGTGCAAGTATAATGAGCAACGTCGAGGGCATGTCCCATACGGGCCTCTTCTGGAGATCATTTACTCACTGGCTCGGCGGAATGGGCGTTCTCGTATTCCTTCTTGCCGTTATCCCCATGAGCGGAGGCTCCAACATCAACCTCATGAGAGCGGAGAGCCCCGGACCTTCCGTCGGAAAGCTCGTTCCCAAGATCCGTCACACGGCCAGGATCCTTTATATGATCTACCTCGCCATGACGGTCATCGAGATCGCTCTCCTCATCGCAGGCGGCATGTCGATATTTGATTCGCTGACACTTTCGTTCGGTACTGCAGGTACGGGCGGATTCGGTGTCAAGAATGACAGTTTCGCGAGCTATACTCCCTATGTTCAGTGGGTCGTCGCGATCTTCATGCTCCTCTTCGGTATCAACTTCAATGCTTACTACTATGTACTCTTAAAGCAGTTCAAGAAGATCTTCGGCATCGAGGAAGTACGTCACTACATCCTTCTGATCCTTGCCGCTACTGCCATCATATTCATAAATATCATGAACATGTACGACAGCGCTTTCACGGCTCTGACTCATGCTTTCTTCCAGGTAACTTCGCTCACGTCCTCAACCGGATATGCGTCCACCGACTTTGATCAGTGGCCCACGATGTGTAAGCTCACGCTGATCATCATGATGACGATCGGTGCCTGCGCGGGAAGTACGGGCGGCGGTATCAAGGTGTCGAGATTCATCCTTCTTATAAAGTCGATCCGTAAGGAATTCTCGTCCTATATCCACCCCAAGATCGTTCGAAAGACTACTATGGACGGAAGGACCGTTGAGCACGACGTTATCCGTGCGGTAAACGTCTACCTCATCACATTCCTCACGGTGCTCCTCGGATCCATGTTCATCGTAACTGCCGACGGCCACGATCTCGTTACGTCATTTACGGCCGTTCTCGCAACGCTCAATAATATAGGTCCCGGCCTTGCGATGGTAGGACCTACATGTAATTATTCATTCTTCAGCATTCTCTCGAAATATGTCCTGATACTCGACATGCTCGCAGGAAGGCTCGAGCTCTTCCCGCTCCTTATCCTCTTCCACCCGAAGCTCTATAAGGGCATCACGGCAAAGAGAAGAGCTGCCTGA